The window GGCGGCACGCCGGGCGCGGCGGGCGAGGGCGCCTGCTGGTGTTCTTCCTTCCACCGCTTGAGCATGGGCGCGATCGTGCTTTTGCTGCCCGTACCGCCAAGGGCTTCGCGGACGGTGTCGACGGTGGGGTTCTTGTTATCGGCAGCGAGACCGGCAGCGGCGGCTGCGACATGGGAATAGAGGATGCCGGCACGTGCCATTTGGGGACTCCTGAATAAGATAACGTATTACGTATTACGTAATATTACCCTATATTACGTTATGACGTATATCGATTTCTCGTTTACCTTGATCACGATAAGTGTTGTTATCGTGAGTTATCCGCCGTCCTGCCGTGATATGCTGCGTAATACCCGTTACAAATCGCGTTTTCCCGCGTCTCGCCATGTCTGATGATGTCATTCCCGTCTCTGCAGCGCCCGCAAGTGCTATAGCACCGCTGCGTAACGCCGTTACGCCCCTCGATGCGGAACTGAGTGCGCAGCACCGCGCCTTCCTCGCCGCCGCCACCTCGGAAAACACGCGCCGCACTTACCGCTCGGCCATCAAGCATTACCTTTCGTGGGGCGGCGTGCTGCCTGCCGACGAGCCAACGATGATCCGCTACCTGCTGGCGTTCGCGGCCTCGCTCAATCCGCGCACGCTCGCGCTGCGCCTGACCGCGCTGTCGCAGTGGCACGTGCACCAGGGCTTTGCCGACCCCGCGTCCACGCCCACCGTCCGCAAAACCCTGGCCGGCATCACGCGCACCAATGGCAAGCCAAAGAAGAAGGCCAAGGCCCTCCCGGTGGAAGACCTGGAGCGCATCGTCGCGCAACTCGCCAACCTGGCCACGCTGAAAGCCGCGCGCGACAACGCCCTGCTGCAGATCGGATTTTTCGGAGGATTACGCCGCAGCGAGCTCGTGGCCATCGACGTGAGCCACATCGGCCTGCAAGCGGAAGGGATGACCATCACCCTGCCGCGCTCGAAGACCGACCAGATGGGGGAGGGCATCGTCAAGGCGATTCCCTACGGTGACGGCGCCTGCTGCCCGGCGACGGCGCTGCGCAACTGGCTCGATGCGGCCGGCATCGCCAGCGGCCCGCTGTTTCGCCCGATCAGCAAATGGGGCGAGGTGTCCGCGGCCGCACTTCACGAAGGCAGCGTCAACACCATCCTCGAACAATGTGCGCGGCTTGCCGGACTGGACTACGTTCCCGACCTCTCCAGCCATAGCCTGCGGCGCGGCATGGCCACCAGCGCGCACCGCGCCGGCGCCAACTTTCGCGACATCAAACGCCAGGGCGGCTGGCGCCACGACGGCACCGTGCAAGGCTATATAGAAGAAGCCGGCCGTTTCGAGGACAACGCCGCCGGTACCTTGCTCAGGTCAAGTCAGCGGCAGGACCCGCCACAAGCGCGTCGTGCCGGCAAACACGACCGCGAGAAATGATGGTCGGGAGTGGATTCCCGTGCTGACGGGAATGACGGAGCTATGCCTCAGGGCAACCATGGCCTGATTCAACGGTACTCGTGCACAAGCCCGGATCTTCTTCGAGCTGGTAGTTCAGATAGGATTGTGCCGCCCGCCTGCCGGGCGTACCATGAAACGGCATGTTGTTTCGGTACGCAAGCCCACCCCGCGGGAGGTACTTGACCATGGTTCGCCGCTCCTTGAAGCACTGGCTACTCGCCATCGTGCTCGTCCTGCTCCTGGTAATCGTCGTGCCGCCGCTGGCACTGTCGCTGTTCCGCCACCAGCAGGCATCGGACGCCGACCCTGGACGGGGCGCCGCCACCGTCGCCCATGACGTGTTCGGCGACAGTTTCACCAAGGTGACTTACCTCGAACAAAACTGGCAGCCGCAGGACAGCCTGTGGTTCTACACCACGACGCAGGGCTCGAACCTGCTGCCTTACGACTTCTTCATGGCGCTCGAACAGCCGGGCTCAACGCCCCTGGCTGCAGCGCCCCCGTTCCGGGCCAATGAGCACATGAACCGCTTGCGCTACCTGCCGCAACGGGCAACGGCATCCAATCCGGACGCGCTGCCGGTCGGCTTCGTCAAGGACGGCTATCTCAACAAGAACTACCTGGGCGTGACCTGCGCCGCCTGCCACACAGCGCAGATCAACTACCGCGGACTGGGCATGCGCATCGACGGCGGACCGGGCGGCGCCGATATGGTCGGCTTCCTCACCTCCCTCACCACGGCGATGCAGACGGTGCGCGACGATGCGGCGGTCCGGGAGCGCTTCGTCAAGGCGGTGCTGGCGCGCGGCGAGTATGCCAGCGCCGACGACATCGTCAAGGACGTCGGGGTCTACACCCAGCGCCTGGTCAGCTACAACACCATCAACCACAGCGCCACCGACTATGGTTACGCGCGCCTGGACGCATTTGGCCGCATCTACAACCGTACCCTGCAACACTTGCTCAACCGAAGCCAGCTTGAAGCCGTGCTGCGCAACATTTTCACGCCGGAGCAGGTTGCCGAGGCCCTGGCCGGGATCGGGAACACCCTCAGCTCGGCCCAGCGCGACCAGGTCATCGCACGGGTCGCCAGGACGCCCCGCGACATCGCCTGGCTCAAGCGCGAACTGTTCATCAAGGCCGACGCGCCCGTCAGCTATCCCTTCTTGTGGGACGTGCCCCAGCACGACGTGGTCCAGTGGAATGGGATCGGCAACAATGCCGGCCTGGGACCGCTGGGCCGCAACGCCGGCGAAGTGATCGGCGTGTTCGGCACGCTCGACTGGCACGAAGCGGATACCTATTCGCTGTCTTCGCTGCTGGCCGGCCAGGGTTTCAAACAGAGCACGATCCGCTTCGACTCCTCCGTCAACGTGGAGAACTTGCGCCTGATTGAGAGCCGTCTGGCTTCGCTGCAGTCCCCCCAATGGCCACGCAGCGTGTTCGGCGCCGCCTCGATCGACGCAGCGCGGGTGCTGCGCGGCGAGCGCCTGTTTAATAACCACTGCGCCAGCTGCCACGCCAGCATCGATCGCAGCTCGCCCGAGCGGCGCATCGTCGCCTACATGTCGAAGGTCGAGGAAGTGGGCACCGATCCCACCATGGCTGACAACAGCGTCAAGTACCTGGGCTACTCCGGCATTTTGCGCAACCAATACGTCGGCGCGGGCGTGGGCAGCATCCTGCTCGACAAAAAGGCGCCGATCGCCGCTTTGCTCACCAAAGCCACCACCAGCGTGCTGGAAACGCGCGATCCCGACAAGTCGTTCGTGCAGCGCTGGGCCGAATGGCTGCGCAACATGGCCAAAGCCTTCTTCGGCAACGAGATCAAGGCGTCAAACAAGCAGGGCAACTACACGATCGACACCACCGTCGCCCCCTACGCGTCCTTGCGTGCCTACAAGGGGCGGGCGCTGAACGGCATCTGGGCCACGGCGCCCTATCTGCACAACGGCTCGGTGCCGACATTGTACGACCTGCTGCTGCCGGCGCAGTGTCCGGCCGAGGACAAGCAGGCCGAATGCCGGCCCGTCAAATTTCAGGTCGGCTCACGCGAATTCGATCCCGTCAAGGTGGGAATGCGAAGCCAAGGCTACGACGGCTTCACGTTCGACACCCGGCTGCCAGGCAACAGCAACGCCGGCCACGAATACGGCATGGTCGCCGTCACGAAAGGCGATAAAACCGTGCCGCCGCTGACCAGGGAAGATCGACTCGACCTGCTCGACTACCTGAAAGCGCAGTAAGGCCGGCGCAGCCCCGCGCTTTTTTAAGGCCGCCTCCTGTCCCGCGTGCGGAGCACCTATAATGACGACTCGTGCAGTCATTAAAACAGGAGAATTTAGAATGGCAATTAGTCTGACCAAGGGTGGCAACGTCAACCTGAGCAAGGAAGCGCCCGGCCTGACGAAAATGGTAATCGGTCTGGGCTGGGATGCCCGGTCCACCAGCGGCGTCGAGTTCGACCTCGACGGATCGGTGTTCTTGTTGAAGGCCGACGGTAAAGTCCGCACCGACACCGACATGATTTTTTATAACAACCTCAAGTCCGTCGATGGCAGCGTGACGCACTCCGGCGACAACCGCACCGGTGCGGGCGATGGCGACGACGAAAGCATCACCGTCGAACTGAGCCGTGTACCTGCCGACATCGAAAAGATTTCGGTGTGCGTCACCATCCACGACGCCGCCGTGCGCAAGCAGAACTTCGGCATGGTATCGAATGCATTCATTCGCTGTATCAATGCCGCCGACAACGCGGAAATCGCGCGTTTCGATTTGTCCGAAGACGGCTCGACCGAAGCGGCCATGATTTTCGGCGAAGTCTACCGCCATGCCGGCGACTGGAAATTTCGCGCGGTCGGCCAGGGCTTCACCGGCGGCCTGGGTCCTCTGGCATCCTCGTTCGGCGTCAACGTTTAAGCGGATGAGCAGTCACCCCCGCACTGGCGGGGGACGGCACTGTCGCTACGCCGATATGCCTCAGCGGCGTAGCGGTGCTGCCTGACCGTCTCATGAGTTGGTCCATACGAACCCAACAGGACCGGCAAACCCGACAGCGCTTCGAGCTGCGCCACGAACGACCCGGCGTCGGCCACGCGCTCGTCCGCATAGCGCGGGGTGGCGCGCGCAAGCAAGTGTCCCAGCCGCTCCTGATGCGCCAGATCGCGTCGGGCGCCGGGCAGGATCGCACTGATCCGACCCGAATGCGGATCGCGCACGCATAAAGCATCGTCCACCGCATCGGCGTCATAGGCGGTGCACCAGCGCAGGGCGCGTTCGCGCCCGAATACATCGAGGTGACTGACCAGCAGGCCGTCGAGCGGTCCCGCCACCTGCAACGCGTAGCGCAGCAGCAGTGCATCAGGATGGCCGCGCCGGAAGCGCCCTTGCCAGCCATCGGACGCATTGTGCGGCTCGGGCAAGTGGTCGAGCCGCGCATCGTGCGTCGGCAGCGGCCCGTTGCCGTGGCGCGTCATGTACGAACGCAGGATGCCCAGGTGTTCGATGCGCGCGTGCTGGCCGGCGTCCGTGGCCACCGCCTGCACCGACGCCGGATGAATGCTGCTCCACGTCGTATGCGGGTGAAAACCGCGCCATTCGTCGAGCAGCACGCCCTGCGCACCCTCGAACAGCACGCAGCCGGGCAGGTGCAGCCGCTCCGCCACCCGCGCATGCGCGGCCGGTGGCACTTGGCGCACCAGCTCCGCCACGCGCTCGAGCCAGCGCGTGGCCATATTTGCGTCATCCAGTACCGCCAGTTCGGCGTCGTATGCATTCTGGTTGGCCGGCTCGGCGCAACGCTGCCCGAATGCGGCGCGTAGCGTGCGGCGCATCAGTTCCAGCTTCGCCAGCGCCACTGCCGGCTGCATCAGGTCCGCGTAATGCACAATCTGCTCCGGATGATCGATGCCATGGCCGGCCGTCTCGCCCACGCCGACCCCGCAGCTGCCGTGCGCCGCCTTCCCGCGCCGCAGTTCGCGCATGCGTCCCGCCGCCTGGTGAAACGGCGTGGTGACACGGCAGCGGCCATCGATCAGGATGCGCGCAAGGGCGTCATCCACCCCGGCACGGCGCAGGTACGCGTCTTCCACCAGCAGCGCGGTCGGATGCACGATGACCGGGTAGGCCAGCAAGGTGACCACGCCCGGCACGAAGCTGCCCGCGCCGAACTGCGCGAAGGTGTGATGCCGGCCGTCGGGCAGCACCACATTGTGGCCGGCCTGGGCGCCGCCGTTGAAACGCACCACCGTATGCGCGCCCCAGTGCCGGCACAGATAATCGGTGAACAGGCCCTTGCCGCAATCGCCAAAGCCAAGCCCCAGCAGGGACACCAGACGGGTCGAAGACATGGCCATCCTTATGCGAACATGCGCTTCCACCACGCCGACGGAGCTGCCGGCGTGCCCGCCGCGGGGACGTGCATCCGCGTGGCGGCATTCGGGTCGAGCAGGTCGGCGTACGGACGCAGGGCACGCACGATGGCCGACACGCGCTGCGGCGCGATGGCGTTGGCCTCCAGCGTGGCCACCAGCGCATCCATGTCGGGAATCGCGCGCTCGGTCAGGCCGACGATGGCGGCGGCCACCGCGCAGGCGTCGCCCGGCTCCTCCATGCAGATGACATGGTCGCCCAGCAGGTCGCGCCAGCGCTTTTCGCAGCGGCCACGCCGGCCCAGGTCGGGAATCAGGAAAAACACGTGATACGTTTCGGCCGCCGCGGCGATGGCTTCGGCGATCGGCACATCCGCGTCGAGCGTGTCGCCCACCAGGCTGCCGATCTGGTGGCGCGACACCGCCGGATACGGCAGCTCGTCGCCGGTGATGAACAGGTAGCCTTTCTTGCGCCGCTTGACCCAGCAATCCATGTCGGTATGCTGCGCCACCATGTAAAAGGCCAGTTCGTAGCTCTCTTCGCCGCTGCCACCGCCGCCGCCCTCCAGGTAGCTCCAGGTGAGCCACTGGTCCATCAGCTCCGCGGTCGACTCGAACTGGCCCACCTGCAGCGGCGCATGATCGGACGTGGCGTCGCCGATGGCCATAAACAGCAGTTGCGGATCGGCGACGCCGACCGCGTTGAGCAAAGCCATGAAGGTGGGCAGTTCCTTGGTGGCCAGGCTTTGCGGGATGTCGCCCATCGACCCGGTGACGTCGAGCGCGAACACGATTCCCAGCGAATTCGGATGGTCGCCGCTGTCGCGCGATTCGCGGATTTTCAGGCCGTGGGGATTCATCAGCGGGTGGCATCCGCGCTGGGTGAACACCTCGTTGCGGGATGCCGACGCGCGGTCGGCGACCAGTGCTGCGTGCGCAGCGTGGGAGTAATTACCTTGACCCATGATGGTTCCTTTGTTTGTCTAGGCTGATGGGGTGGGACTGAAGTCGATGAATCTGGCCGGACCGAAAGCGTCTTTCGCTGCGCTGCCGACCGCCTGGCGCATGCCTTCCGCGCCCAGCGCCGCGCACCATGCGGCATCGAGGCTGGCACGTTCCAGCAGGCGTGCCAGCGGTGGCGGCGTGGCGCGCGAGATGGCGGGCTCGCCGGGTGCATCCGCCAGCATGGCGCGCATCGCCCAGGCCAGCTGCATCAGGTCGCGCCCCTGGGCGGCTCCGCCATCGTGCCGGCTGCGGCGCGCGCCGGACCAGCCGATAATCAGCACGCCGTGGTCGGCCGGATGCACCAGCAGGTGTTCGGGCACCAGGCGGCCGTGGCTCCAGCCGCCGGCGTGGACGTAGGCCAGCACTTCAAGCACGCGGCGCCACATCCACACGGCGTGGCGCGCGTCGATCGCGCGTCCATACGCAAGCCGCACGTCGGCCAGGCTGCCCCAGAATCCCGTGGGGTGGCGCAGCACCAGTACCTCGCGCTGCTGGCCGTCCGCGCTGGCGCTGCTGCCCACGGCGACTGCCTGCGGCAGGCGCTGGGTGAAATAGGCGGCGCCGGGCACGCCGTCGTCCTGCAACTGGTCGAGAATCGCCTTTTCGCGCGCCAGCTGGCCGGAGGGCGCACCGGCGTGGGCGATTTTCAGCACCACGCGCCGTGGCATGGCGCCGCTACGCTCGGCCAGCGCCAGTGTGGCGCTGCCGCCGGCACCCAGGTGGGCGATGGTCTTGTAGCGCTGGCCCCCGCAGGCGATGTCGGCGTCGCTGTCGCCGGCCCGCGAGCGCAGGTACGCCTCACGAAAATCGGCGGCGCGGACCAGGTCTTCGCTGCGCGTCACGTCCGCCCCGCAATACGTGCAGGTGACGATGCGCCACAGCGCCTGCCGGGGCAGCGGGCTGCCGCACTGCGGACAGAGTAGGGTGAGCGGAGTCATGTCGACGTCAAGCCAGGATGCGTTTTTTCTCGGCGTCGAATTCGGCGTCGGTCAGAATGTTCTGCTCGCGCAGCGCCGCCAGGTCGCGCAGCAGTGCCATGCGCTGGGCCGGCGCGTCGGGCGCGATCGCTCCCGCCATCCGGCCGACGCTCGCGCCTAGCGTGCCGCCCAGGGCGAAGCCCATGCCGGCGCCGAGCACCGTGCCGGCGCTGCCTTCGTTGCGGGCGGCCGCATGCAGCACGTCGAAACGGCGTTCTTCCTGGTAGTCGAAGCCGATGATGTTCATTTCGGCGCGCCGCGCCAGGGCCGCCTTGAGCTTCTGGACGGCGCTGTCGGTCTCGGGCACGTTGATCGATTCGATGCTGAACTGGGTCAGCGCCACGCCGTACTGGGCGGTCTCGCCGGCCAGCGCCTCGCCGATCGTGGCGGACAAGGAATCGAGCCGGGTCGAAATCTCCAGCACCGATACGCCGCTGGCGCTGATCGCACCGGCAATCGCGGTTTTGATACGCGTGGTGTTCATGGCGCGGAAATAGTCGGCCAGGGTGGCCGCATCCATGCTGCGCGCGGTGCCGACCAGTTTCATCAAAAACAGCTTGGGATCGGCCACCTCGATGGCGTACTGGCCGAAGGCGCGCACCGGCACCATGATGCCGAATTTCGGGTCCTGCAGCTGGATCGGGTCCGGCGTGCCCCAGCGTACGTCGAGCGTGGTGGCCAGGTTCACGAACCAGACTTCGGCAGAAAACGGCGACTGGCCGCCGAACGGCAGGCCCACCAGCTTGCGCAGCAAGGGCATGTTGCCGGTGGAAAGCGTGTGGCGGCCGGCGCCGAACGGGCCTTCGTACACGCCGTCGCGCACCACGAAGGCGACCTGCGACGCGTTGACGATCAGCTGCGTCATCGTCGAAAGCTCCTGCGAGGGGTATTTCCATGCCAGCTGGCTCGCTCTGCCGTCCCACTTCACCCTGTCGATAATGGCCATGATCGTGTTCTCCTTGGTTGATTGGTCAGAGGCCGCGCTTGAGCAGCCCGAGGCGGTCGCGAAATTGCGGCCGCAGCCGGTACAACTGCGCCGGGCGGCTGGGGCTCGACGCATCCATGTGTCCTTCGGCCGCTTCCAGCACGTCCAGCTCGGCCATCTTGCGGCGAAAGCTCACCTTGTTCAGCGGTTCGCCCATCAGCGCTTCATACACGCGCTGCAACTGCGGCAGCGTGAACAGCTCGCCGACCAGAAAGCATGGCAGCGACGAATACTGGCTCTTGCTGCGCAGCCGCTCGACCGCCGCCGCCACGATCGTGGCGTGATCGAAGGGCAGGGTGGGCAGGCGGTCGACGCCGACCAGCTTCACGCCCGGATGGCCCGCCGCGGCGATGACCGCGTGCGGCACCAGCGCGTAATAGGCGAGCGACACCGACCAGCCGCGCGGATCGCGCGCCGCGCCGGAGAAGGCGGCCAACTGTTCGAGATAGGGCACGTCGATGCCGGTTTTGGTCTTGAGCACGCGCAGGGCGGCGTCGAATCCGTGGCGGTCTTTATCGGTGTGGATGTAGCCGCCGGGCAGGGCGGCCACACCTTTGTACGGCTCGCGTTCGCGCTTGAGCAGGGCGACCGCCAAGCCGTCGTCGGCAAGGGTGAGCAGGACGGTGTCGACGGTGCAGATGACGTCATTCACGCTGGGCTCCTGAGGAAGGTTGGATTGAGTTGACATGTTTGCATTGTACTTAGTTTCAAAATGAAACCGCAAGCTATTTTTCATTCGACTCGACGAACCAGCGAAATTTCAAGATTAGTTTCAAAGTGCGACTTAATCGAGCGAATCTTCCTGGCGCACTGGCGCGACGCTATTCTGAATGGCAATTAGCTGCAAGGTGGGCGGCAAGTATCGCAGCATGCCGTTGTTGGATAGCTTCCCGGTTTCGCGCCAAGCTTGCGCCGCCCGGGAACAGGCTGGTAAGCTGATGCGGGAGGTCGGCGTTTTCAAGATGGCCGAAGCCGTCCGACCAGACATGGCCGCAGGGGGAGGTCGGCTAGCCATGGCGAGAAAAAGCCGGTGCGGGCCTTGCTGCCAACCTGGTCGGCGCCAGCGCCAACACGAAGGAATCCTTACCATATCCCCGAGTGAAGTGAGACCATGTCATTTGTGTGCGACACCCCCTTCTGTTTCAGCCTGGTCGCTGTGCTGATACTTCCCGTACCTGCCGCCGCCAGCGGCGTGATCCGTATGGCGTCGGACGAATGGTGTCCGTTTGTCTGTGCGACGGACGGAAAACTCACCGGAGGCTATCTCGTGGATGCCACGTTGCAGGCGATGGGCGCCGCCGGCTATCTGGTCGAGCCGGTCCTGATGCCGCTGAACCGGGCCATGCGCGAAACGCGCACCGGCGATATCGAAGGCGTCTACGCTCCACCGGTCGACGACAGGTTGCGCCTGAGCGCACCAATAGCCTACTCCAGGGCCTGCTTCTATACTCGCGCGAACGAGAAATGGGCCTATCGCGACTAGCGCTCGCTCGCAGGCATTACCGTCGGCGTCATCGCCGACTACGGTTATGACGACGGGGCCATGGACGCCTATATCGTGGCCCGGCGCGCAGACCGCCATGCGCTCGACTTTTCCCATGGCGCCAAGGCCGGTACGACCAATCTGCAAAAAATGCTCGCCGGACGCTTTTTGGTCATGCTCGAGCACGAAGCCGTCGTGGGCCTTCAAGCACGCAAGCTGGGTGTGACCGCGCAGCTTAGACAAGCTGGATGCTTGAAGCAAGCACTGCCCTTGACGATTGGCTTCGCGCGCGAAGACAGCCGCAGCGCGACCTGGCTGCGCGTCCTGGCCAACGGCATCAAGCATCTCGAAGCCTCAGGGGCACTGAGAAAACTGCGCGAACGGTACGCGATTCCAGCCCACAGTGCCGTGTCTCAGAGTCAGACATCCGACAATGAGGGGAGAACACGGGATTCTGGAAAAATAGTTCGTTAAGGAATTCCGTTTCAGATTCGGCCTCTATCGGCCCCTCACGCGGATGCCTTGCTTCAGCAAGCGGCTAACCGGAGCGAGGCCTTGAAACAGCGCATTGCGCCGACCGATGCTCTCCATGTCCACCCTAGCTTCGATACAGTATCCCTGGCGACACGCGTTACAATGCAGCCGCCCGCAATCCATCGCTTTCTTTCACATTAACCGGACAAACAGCCAGCCGTATGCACTCCGACATTTCCAGCAACACAGGTGACTATTCTCTTCTCGCGCGCCAAGTGAGCAGCATTCTTGACGGCGAGCGCGACCTGACCGCCAACGCGTCGCAATTCGCCGCCCTGGTGTACTCCACTATCCCGGACCTGAACTGGGCCGGTTTCTACCTGCTCCGTCCGGGCAAAAAGGAGGGCGCCCAAGAACTGCTGGTCGGCCCATTCCAGGGCAAGGTCGCGTGCGCGCGCATTCCCCTGGGCCGTGGCGTGTGCGGCACCTCCGCACAGGAGCGCCGCACCATCGTGGTCGCCGACGTGCACGCGTTCGAGGGCCACATCGCCTGCGACAGCGCCTCGAACGCCGAAATCGTCATCCCTCTGCTCAAGGACGGCCAGCTGTACGGCGTGTTCGACATCGACAGCCCGCTGCTGAACCGCTTCAGCGAAGAAGACCGCGTCGGCCTCGAAGCGATGGTCCAGGCCTTCCTCGACGCGACCGACATGCACTGATCAAAAACGCGGCAGCTTGTCCAGCGTGATCACGTTCGGATGGCTGTACACCTTGCGCTTGTGCGCATTGGTGTTGTAATACTCGCCGGTCCAGAAGTTATTCGGACTGGTGACGCCGGCCGGGCCGTCGCCGTCGTTCCACACCATGAACCACAGCCACCAGGCCTTGTCCGCGGCGATCTTGTCCGGATCGGGGATGAAGCTGTTTTCGCTCAGGGCGACCGGTTTGCGTTCCACCGGCGTGTTCAACGCCTGCTGGTAGGTCGCCAGCTGCGAGCCGTAGGTCTTGTTGTCGCTGCCGTCGTAAATATCGTGGCTGACGATGTCGACCACGTCGTCGCCCGGATACCACGCCGGATCCTGCCCGTTCCACACCCAGATCAGGTTATGCAGGCCATGCCGGTGCACCAGGCGGTCGAACATGTGGCGCCACAGAAGGATGTTCGCGTACGCCTGCGGCACGCCGTCGGTACGGGTGCGGCCCCACCAGAACCAGCCATCGCCCTTGTAGCCCGACGCTTCATGCAAGGGCCGCCACAGCACGGTCACCCCCGCATCGGACAGCTTTTTGAGCTCCACCGCCACCATATCGATGCCGTCGTTGATCTGCTGGTACGCCGGGCTGCTTTTGTCGAGCGCCCCATGGGCCATGGGAATCATGAAATTGGTGTTTTTGCTGGCGTCGCTCTCGCGCGCATAGAAGTTGGCGTTGTTGACCTGGGCCGTTTTCAGCAACGCCGGGTCGCGCCAGTGCCACGCGAAGGTGACCAGGCCACCTTTGCCGGCAAAGGCGATCGCTTCTTCGGTCTGGCGCCGGCCTTCAACCCAATTGGCCGTCAGCCCATAATTCATGAAATCGTAGCCCATCAGCGCAGGGGACTTGCCGGTATCGGCGCGTACCCGTTCGGCCATGTCGATCGAGTCTTTCCAGGTCAGGTCGGCCTGGCCGGCGATGACCTGCTTGCCCCACACGCTGCGCAGATAGCTGAACACCGCACGCGTTTTGGCGTTCGCGTTGTTGTCGACCGGCGCGCTACGGGTGGCCGCCGGCGGCATGCTGGTGCAAAAGCTGCGCGCGATGCAGTAATTACCGCGTTCGACGCCCCAGCCATCGTTATCGTTGACGCATAGCGGCCAGGTTTGCTGATTGACGGTGCAGGTGTCGTTGTCGGCCGCGTGCGATTGAG of the Massilia violaceinigra genome contains:
- a CDS encoding di-heme-cytochrome C peroxidase produces the protein MVRRSLKHWLLAIVLVLLLVIVVPPLALSLFRHQQASDADPGRGAATVAHDVFGDSFTKVTYLEQNWQPQDSLWFYTTTQGSNLLPYDFFMALEQPGSTPLAAAPPFRANEHMNRLRYLPQRATASNPDALPVGFVKDGYLNKNYLGVTCAACHTAQINYRGLGMRIDGGPGGADMVGFLTSLTTAMQTVRDDAAVRERFVKAVLARGEYASADDIVKDVGVYTQRLVSYNTINHSATDYGYARLDAFGRIYNRTLQHLLNRSQLEAVLRNIFTPEQVAEALAGIGNTLSSAQRDQVIARVARTPRDIAWLKRELFIKADAPVSYPFLWDVPQHDVVQWNGIGNNAGLGPLGRNAGEVIGVFGTLDWHEADTYSLSSLLAGQGFKQSTIRFDSSVNVENLRLIESRLASLQSPQWPRSVFGAASIDAARVLRGERLFNNHCASCHASIDRSSPERRIVAYMSKVEEVGTDPTMADNSVKYLGYSGILRNQYVGAGVGSILLDKKAPIAALLTKATTSVLETRDPDKSFVQRWAEWLRNMAKAFFGNEIKASNKQGNYTIDTTVAPYASLRAYKGRALNGIWATAPYLHNGSVPTLYDLLLPAQCPAEDKQAECRPVKFQVGSREFDPVKVGMRSQGYDGFTFDTRLPGNSNAGHEYGMVAVTKGDKTVPPLTREDRLDLLDYLKAQ
- a CDS encoding SPFH domain-containing protein, which codes for MAIIDRVKWDGRASQLAWKYPSQELSTMTQLIVNASQVAFVVRDGVYEGPFGAGRHTLSTGNMPLLRKLVGLPFGGQSPFSAEVWFVNLATTLDVRWGTPDPIQLQDPKFGIMVPVRAFGQYAIEVADPKLFLMKLVGTARSMDAATLADYFRAMNTTRIKTAIAGAISASGVSVLEISTRLDSLSATIGEALAGETAQYGVALTQFSIESINVPETDSAVQKLKAALARRAEMNIIGFDYQEERRFDVLHAAARNEGSAGTVLGAGMGFALGGTLGASVGRMAGAIAPDAPAQRMALLRDLAALREQNILTDAEFDAEKKRILA
- a CDS encoding GAF domain-containing protein, with translation MHSDISSNTGDYSLLARQVSSILDGERDLTANASQFAALVYSTIPDLNWAGFYLLRPGKKEGAQELLVGPFQGKVACARIPLGRGVCGTSAQERRTIVVADVHAFEGHIACDSASNAEIVIPLLKDGQLYGVFDIDSPLLNRFSEEDRVGLEAMVQAFLDATDMH
- a CDS encoding lipopolysaccharide kinase InaA family protein, which encodes MTPLTLLCPQCGSPLPRQALWRIVTCTYCGADVTRSEDLVRAADFREAYLRSRAGDSDADIACGGQRYKTIAHLGAGGSATLALAERSGAMPRRVVLKIAHAGAPSGQLAREKAILDQLQDDGVPGAAYFTQRLPQAVAVGSSASADGQQREVLVLRHPTGFWGSLADVRLAYGRAIDARHAVWMWRRVLEVLAYVHAGGWSHGRLVPEHLLVHPADHGVLIIGWSGARRSRHDGGAAQGRDLMQLAWAMRAMLADAPGEPAISRATPPPLARLLERASLDAAWCAALGAEGMRQAVGSAAKDAFGPARFIDFSPTPSA
- a CDS encoding TerD family protein; translated protein: MAISLTKGGNVNLSKEAPGLTKMVIGLGWDARSTSGVEFDLDGSVFLLKADGKVRTDTDMIFYNNLKSVDGSVTHSGDNRTGAGDGDDESITVELSRVPADIEKISVCVTIHDAAVRKQNFGMVSNAFIRCINAADNAEIARFDLSEDGSTEAAMIFGEVYRHAGDWKFRAVGQGFTGGLGPLASSFGVNV
- a CDS encoding site-specific integrase, encoding MSDDVIPVSAAPASAIAPLRNAVTPLDAELSAQHRAFLAAATSENTRRTYRSAIKHYLSWGGVLPADEPTMIRYLLAFAASLNPRTLALRLTALSQWHVHQGFADPASTPTVRKTLAGITRTNGKPKKKAKALPVEDLERIVAQLANLATLKAARDNALLQIGFFGGLRRSELVAIDVSHIGLQAEGMTITLPRSKTDQMGEGIVKAIPYGDGACCPATALRNWLDAAGIASGPLFRPISKWGEVSAAALHEGSVNTILEQCARLAGLDYVPDLSSHSLRRGMATSAHRAGANFRDIKRQGGWRHDGTVQGYIEEAGRFEDNAAGTLLRSSQRQDPPQARRAGKHDREK
- a CDS encoding adenylosuccinate synthetase, encoding MSSTRLVSLLGLGFGDCGKGLFTDYLCRHWGAHTVVRFNGGAQAGHNVVLPDGRHHTFAQFGAGSFVPGVVTLLAYPVIVHPTALLVEDAYLRRAGVDDALARILIDGRCRVTTPFHQAAGRMRELRRGKAAHGSCGVGVGETAGHGIDHPEQIVHYADLMQPAVALAKLELMRRTLRAAFGQRCAEPANQNAYDAELAVLDDANMATRWLERVAELVRQVPPAAHARVAERLHLPGCVLFEGAQGVLLDEWRGFHPHTTWSSIHPASVQAVATDAGQHARIEHLGILRSYMTRHGNGPLPTHDARLDHLPEPHNASDGWQGRFRRGHPDALLLRYALQVAGPLDGLLVSHLDVFGRERALRWCTAYDADAVDDALCVRDPHSGRISAILPGARRDLAHQERLGHLLARATPRYADERVADAGSFVAQLEALSGLPVLLGSYGPTHETVRQHRYAAEAYRRSDSAVPRQCGGDCSSA
- a CDS encoding NUDIX hydrolase produces the protein MNDVICTVDTVLLTLADDGLAVALLKREREPYKGVAALPGGYIHTDKDRHGFDAALRVLKTKTGIDVPYLEQLAAFSGAARDPRGWSVSLAYYALVPHAVIAAAGHPGVKLVGVDRLPTLPFDHATIVAAAVERLRSKSQYSSLPCFLVGELFTLPQLQRVYEALMGEPLNKVSFRRKMAELDVLEAAEGHMDASSPSRPAQLYRLRPQFRDRLGLLKRGL